From the Lysinibacillus fusiformis genome, the window ATCTGCTACATCCCTCTATCAATATAATGAGGCGATGAAGGATTACTTACACCAGTTAAAATTTCTTCAAGATGTAGCGCTTGCAAAGGTTTTTCGACAGGAGCTTTATAATCGTCTCACCAAAGAAAAGGCGATTATTTTACCCATTCCAATGCACCCTCTTAAACAACAGGAACGTACCTTCTCACATACTGATGAACTATTAAAGGCAGCTCATATTCCTTTTATTCAATTATTAGAAAAGACAACGACAGAAACACAAAGCTCAAAAAATAGAGAGCAGCGTCTACATGTAGCTCCACTTTTTCGCTTAAAGGAGGGTGCTCAAGTCGAACATAAAAATTATCTTCTTTTTGACGATATAAAAACCACAGGGACGACTCTACAGCATGCTACAACTATTTTAATGCGTGCAGGCGCTAAAAATGTCCAATACTTCACATTAATTGAAGGATGAAAATGCCAATACATTATGTATAATAGTTAATGAGACAGCATTCGTAGATAAATTTGCTAGAAAGAGGAGGAAAGGCCAATGGCAGAGGTTCGTAATTGTCCAAAATGTAATGAATTTTTTAATTATACAGGAGTCCGAGAAGTGTGTCATAAGTGTGCACAATCAGAGGAGGAGCTTTATCAAATCGTTTATCGTTTCTTACGTAAACGTGAAAACCGTGCGGCAACAGTAGAACGTATTGTGGAAGCAACGGGAGCAGATAAAGATTTACTGTTTAAATGGGTCCGTAAAGGTCGTTTACAGCCAGCGATGTTTCCTAACCTTGGCTACCCATGTGATAACTGTGGCCACTTAACTTCAAAGGGTAAACTATGTACAAAATGTCAAGACGAGTTAAAATCGGACCTTCGTACATTTGAAGCAGCAAAGGAATTCCGCGAAAGTGTGCAACAGCGAGATCAAGCGACTTATCATGTAGATCGGGATAAGTCAAAGTAGCAATTCCAACAGATGCTAGGACAAAACTAGCTTATATTAGTGAGAAGAGGTAGGGACATAACTAAATTGTTCCTTCACAAAGCAGAATAATCTCTAAAATAACAAAACACGATAAATATAAGAACCGAACTATTCCGAAACACTTCATGAGCGTTTCATTGGATAGTTCGGTTTTTTTGTTTGTCGAAACATCCGTATCTCAACCTCTTTTCTATTTTTAACGTTGTCTCTTAATAGTCCTTAGCTACTGGCTGTGAACTTTCTTAAATTCACGGCCAGTAATGCGAGCCCCATTTCGCTTGCTATCCTCGATTTTCCTCTTACAGAAAATCGAGTGAAACCCAAATTAGCCTTCAAGAATCCAAAAAACTGGTTCCACGTCGATTTTGCGTTTTCGATAAATAGCATTCGTTTTCTCCTCTGAAAGCTTGGCTCTAACATATTCTTTTGCTGTTCCCATTTTTCATTCAACATGATTTTCCGATTGGTGCCTTCTTTTGCTTTTGTACAAGATGAACGGAATGGACATCCTGAACAGTCTTCACACTCGTAGATGTTGAACGTACGTTGGAAGCCTGTACGATCATTCCATACAGATTGATACTTCAATTCTAGACGTTTCTGATGAGGGCATGCTTATAGCCCTTTAATTTAAAAATAATAGACAAAGTCGAAAAAATCGACTTTGTCTATAGTCTGGGATGACTCTAAAATTTTTTTTGGAGTCATCTTTTTTTATGTAAAACCTTCACATTTTGTAAGACAATCCGAAATAATAATAAGTTAAGCTTTTTAGATAGGAGGGGAATTATGAAAATTACATCTTATGGTGTCAATGCTGTGAACGCCTATAAAAATCAAACTCGTAACGTTAAATCCACGGAAAATAAAACATCCTTTGCCGATAAAATTGAAATTTCAAAGGCAGCGCAGGAAATGCAAGGTTTTTCCACATACGGTTCAGAGCGTGCTGACCGAATGCAACAGCTCAAGGCAGATATCGATTCCGGCGCTTACAAAGTCAATGCGCGTCAAGTTGCAAAAGATATGTTGAAATATTATCGTTTCTAGAGAATAGCAGAAAGGGTGTTAAGCAAGATGTCTATAGAAGTGATTTTTTCTACATTAACCAAGCTAGAACGAATGCATAAAAGTTTACTCGAACTAGCCTTTAAAAAAACAGAAATCATTAAAGTGGGTGACATACAAGCACTCGACCAAATGCTAAAGGATGAGCAGGCACATGTAGCGGCTATTGATAAGCTCGAGCAACAGCGTCAAATACAGGTAACGGAGTACCTGGGAGCGAAAGGGTTCGCTCCTACTGACAAAATGACTGTCGCCGATGTCATTGAGGCTGCTGAACAAGAGTCTGAAAAAGAAACCCTTTCAGTCGTTCGCAATCGTCTATTACTCGTTATTGATAACTTACGTAAACAAAATGATTTAAATCAAAAATTAGTATTCCAGTCACTACAATTTGTGAATCTCACATTAGATGCGCTACGTCCACGCCCAGAGCAATTTAATTACTCTGGCAATGAGGTACGTGGCACCAATACCGTTACAAAAAAATCATATTTCGATTCTCAAGCATAGATTTTTGCACTTGTGCAGAAAGCGGATGCTTGATTTACTTGATCGAGGAAAAGGAAGGAAAAAGAATGCGCTCTACATTTATGGGCTTAGAGACAAGCCGAAGCGGTTTATTCACACAGCAATCAGCTTTATATACAACGGGACATAATATTTCAAATGCCAATACACTAGGCTACTCCCGCCAGCGTGTCAACATGCAAGCAACACCCGGTTTTCCAACGGCAGGATTAAACACACCTTATTTTCCAGGACATATGGGGACAGGGGTAGAAGCACATTCGGTTCAGCGTATACGTGATGAATTCGTCGACCGTCAATTCCGCCAAGAAACAAATAAACTCGGTTACTGGCAATCGACAACCAAATCGATTTCGCAAATGGAAGATATTATGTCCGAGCCATCCGAGTTTGGGATTAATCAAGCGTTTACTGAATTTTGGAAGTCAATGGAAGACGTAATAGCTGACCCTAAGGATACGGCAGCGCGTCAAGTTATGATTTCAAAAGGGCAGTCGTTAGCAGAGTCATTCAACTATATGGATACACAGTTAAAGTTAATTCAAGGAAATATAGGAAATGAAATCAATGTCGTAACAGGCGAAGCGAACAGCCTATTAAAACAAATTGCCGATTTAAACAGGCAAATTCAATCAATCGAGCCGAATGGCTATATGCCGAACGATTTATATGATGCACGTGACATTTTATTAGATCGATTAAATGAAATTATTCCTGTATCCATTTCGTATGAGAAATCGGGCGGTAATGCCTTGGCAATTGCTGAAGGAAGCATGACAGTTATTTTTAGACCAACCAATGGAAGTGCAGCGATTGAACTTGTAAAAGGGAAGGACTACACGACACTACAAACGCTAGATACAGCAGATCAAGCAATAAATGGAGAAGTCGATGAACCTAATACAAATGGCTATTTTGGATTTAAAGAGATTAGTGTAGTTGGTATTGATGGCACTACTTCTCCAATTAATTATAATCAGTTAGAACCAAGTAAAGGGAAACTTCTATCGTTGATCGATGCTTACGGTCATAGTAATGGAAAAGGGATTTATCCTGAGATGCTAACACAACTGGACTTATTAGCAAATGAGTTTGCAACAGTGTTTAATACTCAGCATAAATTAGGGGCTGATTTAAACGGTGATATGGGTGAAGACTTCTTTGTTATCAACAATACGACTAGTACAGCAATTACGGCACGCAATATTTCAGTTGGCATTAAGGAGCCTAAAAAATTGGCAGTTTCAGATACACCAGGTGAAGAAAGTAACAACAAAAACATGCTAACTCTTTCTGCATTACAATCTGCAGTCCAAGGAAATTTGCAAGGTGGTACATTCCAAACGTTTTACAAATCACTTATCGGTGATCTTGGCGTTAAAGGACAGCAGGCGAAGACATTAGAATTTAACACAACGACAATCCATTTACAAATCGAGAACAATCGTGCGGCTCATAACTCGGTATCATTAGACGAAGAGATGACCAATATGATTACATTCCAGCAGGCGTATAATGCTAATGCACGAATGATCACATTAATTGATGAAACTTTAGACAAAATCATCAACGGGATGGGCCGCGTAGGATTATAGGGAGGTTTTTAATATGCGTGTTACACAATCGATGTTATCGAATAATATGCTTCGAAATTTAAATACAAACTACAATAAAATGTCAACATATCAAGATCAGCTTAACTCTGGTAAAATGATTAACCGCCCATCAGACGATCCAGTAGTAGCGGTAAAAGGAATGGGCTACCGTATTGATTTAGATAAGATAGAGCAATACCAAAGAAATATACGCCAAGCACATACTTGGTTAGACTCAACAGATAAAGCGTTAGATCAAGTAGGTAATGTACTTAATCGTGTAAAGTCGTTAATTGTAAAAGCTGCTAACGATACGAATACAACTGCTGATCGCCAAAAGATTAATCAAGAAATTACACAAATTAAGCAGCATATTCAAGATTTAGCCAACACAAAGGTTGCGGAAAATTATATTTTCTCAGGAACGAATACAAGTAGTCCACTATTTAAAACGGATGGGACAATCCAAACGCCTACAGATTTAACGGGATTAGAAAAACCGATTGAAGTGAATGTATTTGATGGAATTAAGGTGCAAATTAATACAGGTGGCGTTGACCTGTTTGGGAATATTGACAACTTCATGACCGAGCTTCAAGATTTATTGAATTCAGACACATCAGGGGAGAAAATTGGCCAGGCGTTAGGGGCTAGCTTTACAAATGGAGCAAGTCCCACTATTCCAGGGCTTGATGCGCTAACAGAAGCCCTATTAGTAAAACGTGCAGAAATCGGAGCAAAGCAAAACCGTGTTGAGTTAATGGAAGAGCGTCTATCATTGCAAGAAATAAACATATCCAAACAAATGTCTTTAAACGAAGATACTGACTATGCAAAAACAATTACAAAAATGGTAACCGCAGAATCAATCCATCAAGCCTCCCTATCTGTAGGTGCGAAAATAATTCAGCAAACTTTAGTTGACTTCATCCGTTAGGATGAAGTCAACTAAAGTTCTATGCTGTTGAAAAAAGATGATGTCAACGGCAGAAAAAGCAACTTTGCAAGGTGAGAGGTTGATTTCCGTTCCGCCAGCGTCCTTTCCAATGGGTGTCCGATGAGCCGCTTCACTCACTGCGTTCGCTCCAGGGTCTCCTCTGTGACGCTATGAACTGCACCTAAAATATTGGACTTAAAATTCTACTGTAGGGGGTGCAGTTAGTGATTTCTGATGAACAAAAGTTAGCCGCAGTTCTAGCTTACTTTGAAGGAAAAGAAAGTACGTATCAGATTGCCAATCGATTACAGAGGGATTGACAGTACATTCGATTATGGATTGAATTATATCGCTATCATGGCATCGAAGGAATTATTCGTCCTCAAGGGTTCACGAATTACGAAGATTCTTTTAAAATAAAAGTAATTCAACACCTGATAGAGACGGGCGATTCGCTCCTTCAGACTGCTGCGAAGTTTAATATTCCTTCTCGTGAAACCATTCGGAGATGGAAAAAACAATGGATGTCAAAGGCTGGAGAGGTGCTCTATCAAATAGAAAAGGAGCACCAATCAATGCCAAAAAAACAACCACCTTCGTCCGATTTAAATGAAAAAACAACGGAAGAGTTAAAAGCGGAAATTGAGTATTTACGGATGGAAAACGCCTATTTAAAAAAGTTGAAAGCCTTAGTTCAAGAAAAGGAAGCCTTCAAACCGAAGAAAAAGTGAGAGCTGTGTATGAGCTAAGGCTGGAATTTCCACTTCAAGCTCTATTAAAAGTAGCGAAACTTAAGAAAAGTACGTATTATTATCATCTTCAAAAATGGGTAAAACCAGATAAATATCAGGCGATTAAAGAACGAATCCAGACACTTTTTCATCACCATAAGGGGCGTTATGGCTATCGTCGTATTTGTCTTGCCCTCCGAAAAGAAGGGATTTTCATCAACCATAAAACGGTCCAACGATTGATGAAAGAATTGGGCTTAAAAGGGACGATACGCCCTAAAAAATATCGTTCGTATAAAGGAACGGTGGGCTATGTCGCAGAGAATGTCTTCCAACGTGATTTTGAAGCCACTGCACCCAATCAGAAATGGGTAACCGATGTCACAGAGTTTAAAATAAATGGTCAAAAAAT encodes:
- a CDS encoding TIGR03826 family flagellar region protein, which translates into the protein MAEVRNCPKCNEFFNYTGVREVCHKCAQSEEELYQIVYRFLRKRENRAATVERIVEATGADKDLLFKWVRKGRLQPAMFPNLGYPCDNCGHLTSKGKLCTKCQDELKSDLRTFEAAKEFRESVQQRDQATYHVDRDKSK
- the flgK gene encoding flagellar hook-associated protein FlgK; this translates as MRSTFMGLETSRSGLFTQQSALYTTGHNISNANTLGYSRQRVNMQATPGFPTAGLNTPYFPGHMGTGVEAHSVQRIRDEFVDRQFRQETNKLGYWQSTTKSISQMEDIMSEPSEFGINQAFTEFWKSMEDVIADPKDTAARQVMISKGQSLAESFNYMDTQLKLIQGNIGNEINVVTGEANSLLKQIADLNRQIQSIEPNGYMPNDLYDARDILLDRLNEIIPVSISYEKSGGNALAIAEGSMTVIFRPTNGSAAIELVKGKDYTTLQTLDTADQAINGEVDEPNTNGYFGFKEISVVGIDGTTSPINYNQLEPSKGKLLSLIDAYGHSNGKGIYPEMLTQLDLLANEFATVFNTQHKLGADLNGDMGEDFFVINNTTSTAITARNISVGIKEPKKLAVSDTPGEESNNKNMLTLSALQSAVQGNLQGGTFQTFYKSLIGDLGVKGQQAKTLEFNTTTIHLQIENNRAAHNSVSLDEEMTNMITFQQAYNANARMITLIDETLDKIINGMGRVGL
- a CDS encoding ComF family protein translates to MNKMESRCLMCTQPLKITISWKMILTKQFSPTLCERCVARFAPSQSATSLYQYNEAMKDYLHQLKFLQDVALAKVFRQELYNRLTKEKAIILPIPMHPLKQQERTFSHTDELLKAAHIPFIQLLEKTTTETQSSKNREQRLHVAPLFRLKEGAQVEHKNYLLFDDIKTTGTTLQHATTILMRAGAKNVQYFTLIEG
- the flgL gene encoding flagellar hook-associated protein FlgL → MRVTQSMLSNNMLRNLNTNYNKMSTYQDQLNSGKMINRPSDDPVVAVKGMGYRIDLDKIEQYQRNIRQAHTWLDSTDKALDQVGNVLNRVKSLIVKAANDTNTTADRQKINQEITQIKQHIQDLANTKVAENYIFSGTNTSSPLFKTDGTIQTPTDLTGLEKPIEVNVFDGIKVQINTGGVDLFGNIDNFMTELQDLLNSDTSGEKIGQALGASFTNGASPTIPGLDALTEALLVKRAEIGAKQNRVELMEERLSLQEINISKQMSLNEDTDYAKTITKMVTAESIHQASLSVGAKIIQQTLVDFIR
- a CDS encoding flagellar protein FlgN; amino-acid sequence: MSIEVIFSTLTKLERMHKSLLELAFKKTEIIKVGDIQALDQMLKDEQAHVAAIDKLEQQRQIQVTEYLGAKGFAPTDKMTVADVIEAAEQESEKETLSVVRNRLLLVIDNLRKQNDLNQKLVFQSLQFVNLTLDALRPRPEQFNYSGNEVRGTNTVTKKSYFDSQA
- the flgM gene encoding flagellar biosynthesis anti-sigma factor FlgM, whose product is MKITSYGVNAVNAYKNQTRNVKSTENKTSFADKIEISKAAQEMQGFSTYGSERADRMQQLKADIDSGAYKVNARQVAKDMLKYYRF